A stretch of DNA from Fibrobacter succinogenes:
TGACATCCTCGCCGAAGAAGTTGCAGACAACGCAGAATTCCGCCAGTACCTCCGCAACAAGGTCGAAAAGACTGGCGTCATGGTTTCCAAGGTCAAGAAGGATTTCGAAAAGCAGGAAACGAAGTTCAAGGACTACTACGACTTTAGCGAACCGGTCTCGAAGATTCCGAGCCATCGTATGCTCGCTCTCCGCCGTGGTGAAAAGGAAAAGGTGCTCCGCCTCTCCATCGAGGTCCCGAACGAAGAAATGGTCGGTTACCTCCAGAATCAGGTTATCAAGGGCGACTCTGTCTGGAAGCCGTATCTCGAAGACATGTGCAAGGACGCTTGGGAACGTTTGCTCCAGCCGAGCATGGAAAGCGAAGTGCGCCTCCTCCTCAAGGATGCTGCTGAAGAAGAAGCTTTCAAGGTATTCTCCAAGAACCTCCAGGACGTTTTGCTTGCCGCTCCGGCAGGCCACAAGGCTGTGCTCGCCCTCGACCCGGGTTTCCGTACGGGCTGCAAGGTGGCTGTGCTCGACAAGAACGGCAAGTTTATGGATCATGGCATCATCAAGCCGCATGAACCGTGGAACGACAAGGCCGGTGCCGCTGTTTATCTGATGAGCCTCATCGACAAGTATCAGATTGACCTCATCGCAATTGGTAACGGTACGGCAAGCCGCGAAACGGACGCTTTCTGTGGCGAAATGGCTCTCAAGTTCAAGGGCAAGGTTCCGCCTCGCGTCATCGTCTCCGAAGCTGGTGCATCTGTCTATAGCGCAAGCATGATTGCTATTGCCGAATTCCCGAAGGAAGATGTTACTACACGTGGTGCTATTTCCATTGGTCGCCGCTTGCAGGACCCGCTTGCTGAACTTGTGAAGGTTGATCCGCAGTCTATTGGCGTGGGTCAGTACCAGCACGATGTGAACCAGCGCGAACTCAAGAAGCGCTTGGACGAAGTGGTGGAAAGCTGCGTGAACATGGTCGGTGTCGATGTGAACAGCGCTTCTGCTCCGCTCCTCTCTCACGTGGCAGGCCTCAGCAACACGCTTTCTGAAGCTATCGTGAAGTACCGCGAAGAAAACGGCGCTTATGCAAGCCGCGAAGACTTGAAGAAGGTGAAGGGCTTTGGCCCGAAGGCTTTCGAACAAGCTGCAGGCTTTATGCGCATTCCGGGTGCTGAAAACCCGTTGGACGATTCCGCCGTGCATCCTGAAAACTACGCCCTCGTCGAAAAGATGGCTGAAAAGGTTGGCGTTCCGGTCAAGGAAATGGTCGGCAATGCGGACGCTGTGAAGGGCATCAAGCTTGATGAATTCCTCTCCGACGAAGTCGGTCGTGCTACTTTGGAAGATATCCTCAAGGAACTCCAGAAGCCGAGCCGCGACCCGCGTAAGGAATTCCGTTATGCAAAGTTCGATGACCGCATCAAGACCATCAACGACCTCGTGACGGGAAGCTGGATGGAAGGTGTCGTGACCAACGTTGCTAACTTCGGTGCTTTCGTGGACATCGGCGTGCATCAGGACGGTCTCGTTCACATTTCTGAAATCAGCGACAAGTATGTGACGGACGCTAAGGACGTGCTTACGGTCGGTGACGTGGTGAAGGTTCGCGTGGTTGCAGTCGATGCTAACCAGAAGCGCATCAGCCTTTCCATGAAGCAGGAACAGACGGACGGTGTCGCCGGTGCTGGCGTGAGCGGTCCTCGCGGTCAGCGCGTGGGTGGTCCGCGTGGCGTTGGTCATCGTGATGGTGGTGCTCGCCCGCAGGGTGGCATCCAGGGTCATGCGACGATTGCCGACCTTAAGAACAAGATTGCGGGCAAGGAACGCCCGGGTTTTGCTCAGAAGAAGCCGCAGGCCGCCCAGCCCGCCAAACTCAACTCCCTCCTCAAGAACCTGAAAAAAGGCTTCTAAGATTTGATTGCGACGGCAAGCTTGCTTGCCGGCATAAGCAAATCGCCGGGCATTGCGCTCCATAGGAGCGCAAAGGCTTCTAGCCGAGAGTCCATCCGTCATCCTGACGCCGAAGGCGGAAGACTACTTAGAAGGCGAGTGTTGCGACCATGCTTGCATGGGCATAACCGAGCCGAAGAGTTGGGGCTTGCCCCATCTAGTTAAATCAAAACTTTACTGGATTCTTCGCCATAAATGACTCAGAATGACGATTCAAAACAAACAAAAACAGCACTCGATAGAATCGAGTGCTGTTTTTGTGTTAAGTCTCACAAGATAAGCAAAGCTTCGTTACATCGCGAAATTTGCGACAACTTTGCCTAAATGCTCGAAATTACGAGAACTTGATAACGCCAGCCGGGCAGCTTTCAGCTGCGTCCTTGATTTCGTTTTCGTAAGCAGAGAAGTCTACGCCTTCCTTAACGACCATCTTTTCCGGAACGGAGAAGACAGCGTCGCAAGTTGCTTCGCAAGCGCCGCAGGAGACGCATTCGTCGCTAGATTCATCGAGCCAAACTTTTGTAATTGCCATAAAATACCTCTTATATTGGTTAGGTTTTCCCAAAAGATATAAAAAAATTACGCTTGCAGGGTGAAAAAAGTAAAGGAAAATGGAAAAAAATGGGGCTTGGCCATTAGTCAATGGTCAATAGTCATTAGCAATAACCAACAACTAATAACTAGTATCTCCTAACTCCTAACCAACAACATGTTTTTATATATTCTCATTCAAATGCGTAAATTTGTCTGCCTTATAATCCTATTTTGCTCGTTCTCTTTTGCTTCACCTTCTGGTGGGTGGTCAGGCTGGATGCGTGATTTGGTCTCGTCAGAGGGGACTATTTTGCCGCTCAGTTTTAGTATCAATAAAGACGATTATAATTTGGGGTTGTGGGGCGGCGTAAAAATTGCCGACGGATTGTATTTGAATGGTCAGTCGTTTAATTTTCATTTGGTTAATGACACTAAAGATTCTGTCACAAGAATTGGTGCTGCCTTTCTCTTGCATACGATTGCTATACCGATTGCGATCTATGATTTCTTTGATCCATCTAGTCATGAACTCCGTGTATATTATGCTATGGCGGCGCTATTAAATCCCACATTGGAATTCTATGTCGTGCGTGAATATGTCCCTATTTCGGTCGGAATCGGTTATAATACAGATTGGTTTGCTTTTAAGCCTAATCAGAAATTTTATTTCCGTGTGCATGGTGATGTAAACATCGAAATTCCTTTTTTTGTTAGAGTGACGGCTTCTTATTCCTATTCGTTTTTGGACACCTACGATTTGAAAAAAGGTTTCAGGCTTTATTTTGGAGTTGCCTTGTTCCATTTTCCTGTGTCAAAGCGTTGGTGGTAGAAATCATAGAAAATACAGAATAATCTCTACCCACTACCTACTGCCTTTTGCCAACTATTTTTAAATTTGGTTCAAGTTTTTCGGGCTAATCCGGGCAATGGTGCTCGCCTTTCGCCTGAAAATTATGAGGACATCGTTAACGATGAAAAAAGTGGTTGTAAAAATTGGTGGCAGCTTGGCAATCGACGAAGCCAAGTTGGCCGATTTTGTGGCGGCAGTCAGCAAGCTTCCGGCTATGGGCTGCCAAGTGGCCGTGGTGCACGGCGGTGGCAAGGATATCAACGAGAATATTTCCTTGCTCCGAGAACAACCCACCTTTATCGACGGTCTCCGAGTCACGACACCTTCTATCATGAAGATGGTCGAAATGACGCTCTCGGGGCACGTCAACAAGAAGCTCGTGCGAATGCTCCTCGAAAACAATTGCAGCGCCGTCGGTCTGAGCGGCGTAGATGCCAAGTTGTTTGAAGTTGTCAAGAAACAGGGCAAGGTGGATCTTGGTCTCGTGGGTGAAGTCAAAAAAGTCAATCCGAAAATCGTGGAAACGCTCTGGTCTGCTGGTTTTGTGCCCGTGGTGAGCCCGATTTCGATTGGTCCTGACGAAAACGGCAAGGCTGTGAGCTGGAACGTGAATGCCGATACGGCTGCAAGCGAACTGGCTGTGGCGCTCCATGCTGACCAGTTCGTGCTGGTGAGCGACGTCCCGGGCGTGATGGACGATACCAAGACCGTCATTCCTGAATTGAGCGAGGCTGCTGCCGAAAAACTCATCGAGTCTGGCGTCATCAGTGGCGGCATGATCCCGAAGGTCCGCGAAAGCTTCAAGAGCATTGAACGCGGCCTCAAGAGCATTCACATTGTCGGCTGGAAGGATGCCGAACACTTTGTAAAACAAATTAATGGAGAACTGAACTATGGCACAATCCTTGGCTAATTCGATTTTTGAAGAAGACAAGCAGTATATCGCACCGCTTTATGGCAAGGCCAATATTGAATTTGTCCGTGGCGAAGGTTCTTACTTGTTCGACAAGAACGGCAAGAAGTATCTTGACTTTGTCGCTGGCATCGCTGTGAACGCTCTCGGCCACCAGAACGCAGCTATCAAGAAGGCTGTCGAAGAACAGATGGACAGCTTCTTCCACATTTCGAACCTTTATCCGAACTTCCCGCAGGTGAACCTCGCTAAGGCTCTACTCGCTGCAACGGGTTTCGACAAGGCATTCTTCTGCAACTCCGGTACCGAAGCTAACGAAGGTTGCATCAAGTTTGCACGTAAGTATTTCGATCGCAAGGGTGAAAAGAACCGCCAGAAGATCGTGACGTTCATCAACAGCTTCCACGGTCGTACGTTTGCAGCCCTTTCTGCAACGGGTCAGCCGGCTATCCGCGAAGGCTTCGGCTCCATGCCGGGTGACTTTGTTCACGTTCCTTGGAACGATGTGGCTGCCCTCAAGGCCGAAGTCAACAACGACACTTGCGCCATCATGCTCGAATCTCTCGCTGCCGAAGGTGGCGTGATGACCGTTTCCGATGAAATGGTCGCTGCCATCAACAGCTTGAAGAAAGAATTCGGCTGCCTCGTGATTGTCGACGAAGTCCAGGCAGGTATGGGCCGTCTCGGCACATTCCTTGGCCTCCAGAAGCATGGCATTGATGCTGACCTCGTATCGCTTGCCAAGGCTCTTGGCGGCGGTCTCCCGCTCGGTGCAGTGCTCCTCCGCCAGAAGGTTGCTGACCAGCTCAAGGCAGGCGATCATGGCACAACGTTTGGTGGCAACCCGGTTGCTTGCGCAGTGGGTCTCGCTGTTGTGAACCAGATTGCAAAGCCGGAATTCCTCGCCAATGTCGAAGCTCGCTCAGCTCAGCTCAAGGCTGGCCTCGAAGCTATCGCCGCAAAGTTCCCGGCAGTGAAGAGCGTGCGTGGTGAAGGCCTTATTCTCGGCCTCGCTCTCGACGAATCTCTCCCGGTCGGCAACGTGATTGCAGCCGCCCGCGACGAAGGCATGATGGTCCTCAGCGCTAAGGGCAACGTGCTCCGTTTGCTCCCGCCGCTGAACGTCTCCGCTGCTGAATGCGATGAAGCGCTTGCAAAGCTTGGCGCGGCTTTTGCTGCGGCAACGAAGTAAACCGCGCGGCACTTGTCATGCCCGATTGTCATCCTCGAAGCGAAGCGTAGGGGATCCATTATTTTTCAAATCGGACATTTGGTGGGCATCGCCGTCTCGAAAAATTAAAAAAGACCTGGACTTAGTTCTTGGTCTTTTTTGTATATTCTGCGCTTTGTCGCTTTTCAAGCACGTTAATTTATGTAGTTTGTACTATGATGAAATCTTGATACTGTTGTAACTATCGATGGTGTAAAAAATACCTATTCCTCGCCGATTGCTTTATGAATGATGAATACAAGGAATCTTTCCACCTCAATGATTCCTGTGAAATCGGGTGGAACGGAAAATACGCCGAAAAAGAAGACATCCTTGATTTGCAGGATGCTATGGAAGATAAACAGTTTAAAGAAAAGTTCGCGAAAAAGTGTGAATTTTCTCGATGAATTTTACCTATTGTAAAATTTTCATAATTTTTAAAAATTTTTAGGCCAAACGAGTTTCTAAAACGTGTTAATGTAATGGATAGGGAGCATTTTCTGTCTATGAACCCGACATCATCGGGCGTTTAACAACGGAAAAATATGGAAAACGACAATAATGTAGCTGAAATCCATTGGGGCAAAACAATTAGCGAGGCTAGAACTTATGAGGAGTATAAGGGGGCTGGTGTTTTTGCTGATCTCCTGACAGATAGAACTTTCAAGAAGGCTTTCAATCCCGACTCGCAGAATAAAGTTTGTTTGATTGCGCTTTTGAATGCTGTGCTTGAAGGTGAAATCTCATCGCCGATTGTGGATGTTCAGTCTCGTGACAAGGAATTTAACGATGGATCGAATGAAAATCGGACAACGGTTTTTGATTTGTATTGCATCGATTCCGCACAGAGACGGTTCATCATCGAAGTTCAAATTTTACCGCAGAAAAACATCGTTAATCGTGCTATTTACTATGCTTCCCAGACGGTTATTGCGCAGGGCGAACGTGGTCAAAGCTACAAATACGAGTTGAAGCCGGTAGTTACAATCGTATTCATGGAATTTAATGTGTTTGCCGATGACCGCTATATTCGCCGAGCGAAGCTTCGCGAGGTCAATGGTGCTAGCGTGAGCGATATCCTCTCTTTTGCGTTTGTGGAACTTCCGAAGTTCAATAAGCCTTTGGATCAACTAGAGACGACGCTAGACAAGGGACTTTACGTGCTGAAGAACATAAAAAACATGACTCATATGCCTAAGCAGTATGCAAATACGGCGTTCGAGCTCTTGTTTCTCATGGCGGAATTGGCTAAATTATCAAAAGAGGAACAGAAAATGATCGATGAAGCACAGAAAGCCAAATGGGACGCATACGCTATTCGTGAGTATGCTATTGAAACTGGGCTAAAAGAAGGTTTGGAAAAGGGGCTCAAACAGGGGCTCAAACAGGGGATTGAACAGGGGATTGAACAGGGGCTCAAACAGGGGATTGAACAGGGGATTGAAAAGGGGCTCAAACAGGGGATTGAACAGGGACTTAAACAGGGAATCGAACAAGGAATCGAACAGGGTCTTGAAAAAGGTATGGACCAAAAAGCTCGCGAAATGGCAAGAAGTATGCTTGCTGAAGGTGATTCGGTACAAAAGGTTATACGTATTTCAAAACTTTCTGAATCTGATGTTCTCGCTATTAAGGCGGACTTAGATAAAGTCTGAATTAATTTTTAAGACCTGGATTTTGTTCCAGGTCTTTTTGTATGCTCGGTGCAGCGCCGCTTTCCGCGCACATTCCCTTTGCATTTGTCTTTCCTACCGACTACTGTTTACTTCTAACTTCAATTATCTCCCTTCTCGGGATGATTTCTTTTGCAAGTACATTTGCTTGTCGGCGGCTGCAATGACTTCATCTTCGGATTGCATGCCTGTTGTGCGGATGGCAAAGCCGTAGGCGGCGCTTTCTGTAATTCCTTGAACTTGAGTTTGCTTGGAAATCTCTATAAATTGCTTCAAAAAAGCTTCGCATTTTGTGTGATTGAACTTGGGTATAATTACTAAAAATTCGTCGCCACCAGTGCGGATGGCTTCGGCATTTTCGGGAAGAATCTTCTTTAAAATTTCGGCGAAGCTTTGGATGTATTCATCTCCTTTGTTGTGACCATAATTGTCGTTTATTTCCTTGAGGTGGTTCAAGTCAAACATCACGTAACTGCACGGGAGCTTGCGCTTCACGTCATCGGGATGCATCACCAGGTAGTTTCTGTTGAAAAGTCCCGTCATGGCATCGTTGAAACTGATTTTTTCGATCAATTTGTGCGAGGTGTTTTCACTGACCTGCACGCCGACAAAAAGGCAGACTATTACAAAAATCACGCTGACGATATCTATGCGGATACCTTCGGCAAACGGCGCTGCTGAGCCTGCAATAAAGGGGAGAATGAAGTAAATTGTAAATAAAATAAATGTTTGTAGCCCGAACTGCTTGCGAAAATAGATGATGATTCCTGTCATGATGAAGCCCCAGACGCCGGTGGCTAGCCAAGAAACAATGGTCTCGTTTGAGGTCCAGTCGCGGGTAATGTCACCTGTAGAAATGTCTACGCCGACGTTCAGTAAAAAGTCGAGGACGCAAAGGGCGTAAATGGTGTAGTGTGTGATTTTGCTGAGTTCGCACTTTCTATTTTCGAGGAACGCGAATACGTACTGCGAAAAGTAGTAGATGCATAGCGCGCTCGAAACAAAGCTGACTAAATCGACAATTGCGTAAACTGGGGCCGAAAGTTCTCCATCGCAAAAGTGGATGATGGCGTACGTGATGATTACGCCGTGGTAGGCGATGATCATGCCTATAAAATTGTATTGAAGCCTGTCGTTTCGCCAATGCCCGACCCAGAGAAGAACCAAAATGAGAGACAAGATGGAAAGACTGAACAAGTCGATACAGATATTTATCGCCTGAATAATATCGTCCATGGCTTCCTCTGTTAAAAAATCACTATATCAGTATATAAATATAATCTATGGATATGGAATGTTTTGAATTGAAATTGAATTATTTAAAAAGTGTGATTAGTGTCAGCCTCCAATTTAAACTATTGGAGTTTTTTTGCTTTTTTTAAGCCTATATTCAATAGGGCGATCGCCGTTTCGTTTGATAGGGGCTGTTGAATCAATTTCATGTATATGAGCAGGACGATTATTGCAAATATGTCGAAAGCGACTTTGAAAATGAAGAGGTAGATTATAATGGGAAAAAATAATGCTAAGAAAATAAATCCTACCATATAGCTGTTTGCTCCTAATGTGTACATTAGCAATGTTAACAGGGTGCCTAGTCCTAGTAACAGCGGTGATAGTGGTGTGGTTGTTGGAATTGATGTGGTGTTGACACTATGCGTGTCAAGGATTTCTTTTTGGTGCGTGAGAATATCTTTGAAGATGAAGCATGTCAAAATTTGCCCGATACCAGGGAGTAGCGAGCAAGCGACAGCGATCTTGGGTGAAAAACGGGTTTCTGTAAATTTGCGAAGATTGCTCAAAATACGGTAAAGCCACTTACAATAAATAGCTAATGACGAAAGCAATACGAAAAAAACGAACAGAGAATGGAGTGGATATGCGATAAAGAATAGTCCTAACAAAAAGTCTGATCCAAAACAGTATCCGATGATAAGTATGAAAAATAAGAGTATCTCGGTCTTGATAATTATAGGAATGAATTTTTTTACCCTGCCAATCAGTTTTTCTCCACGCTGGACATTCTCCTGAATTTCTTTGTCGAAAAATTCTTGCGACTGAATTTCATCATTGACGGATTCGCTCTCTTCGCAATTCATGCTGGCCTCTGTAGGTTGTCGGGAGTGTCGCTGGGAGTGTTGGCTGTCGCCAATGAATGGAGCGTGCTTGCGTTCGCGGTGATGGTGCGTATGATTTTGATGTAGCTAGCGAAAAGGAATATGCCGGAAAATACGCTGGCAAACCATACGATTGGAATCCACTCTTTGAGAATGCAGATAGACAATAATCCTGACTGCATCACAAAGCCGGATACGGAAATTACGGGGAGTAGCCTATCAGGAAGGTTCCTGCAGTCTTGATGATTCCTTTCAAACACTTCTTTTTGCCGGGCGAGCAAGTCGTTGAAAATAAAATATTGAAAGACAGGACCAATAACGGGAATTAGGGCGCAGATGACTGCATCATCAGGAAAAAAACGCATTTTCGAGAAATGACTTTGTTCTGTTTCGGAAAAATGAAGCCAACCGCAGTAGTGATAGATGCACTTGCATAAGGAAATAACTAGAAAGATGCATGAAGCAAGAGTGGCTAGGGCAAAGACTGGCCATAACAAGACTAACGGCGGGCATAGTGCTGTTATGAGTAGAGGGACGAGCCAAACCCAAAAACCGACAATTATGCCCAGTAAGTTTATGTCTAAGGGACCATTTGTTGATTCCCAATATATAGCAGTTATGGGTAAAATAATCATGATGAGGCTGGTGAAAAAGAAAGCCTTAAGCCAATATATCGCCTGATCGCCACGTACTTCGCATTCCGTGAGGGGTGCTGCTTCCTCCGGCTCGATTTTGTCTGCCGGGTTTGCGGTTGAGGAATTGACCTTGCTTTCATTCGGTGCGTCACACCACAGGCACTTCGGCATGTCGTCTTCGTATTTCCTTCCGCATTTCTTGCAAATCATGCTGGCCTCTAGTGAATTAATCTGAACTTTAAAATACAAAATAAAAAATGCCCGCACGAGGCGGACATCTTGCAATTGTGTTTGGATTTACTAGTAACTAAAAACTAGTAACTAGTAACTGCGGCTGCGCCGCACTACTCCTTAATCGTCGGAGCCTGTCTTGCGACTGGCGCGAGTTCACCATGCTTTCTGAACAAGTGCTTCACGAGTGTACCGAATCCACGGAGAACTCGGTAACGTTCGCGCGGGTTCTTGATGGCCATGATGCCTTGATGGAAAATGTAGCTCGGACGCAGGTAGAATTCACGGCGGGCCTTGTCGCAGAAGTCCACGAGAGCTTGGCTCGTGAGTTCGCCACGCTGGATTGTGGTGCGGTGGAAACCGTCCTTGTCGAGCCACTGGCTGTAATCCTTCGACTTGAGAGCGCCGCTTTCAAGAGCTTCCTTGTAAGCTTCGGTGCCGGGGTATGCCATGATGGGGTAGAACTGGGCTGTGTTCGGGTTCAGCTTCTTGGCGTAGTCTAGCGTCATGCGGAGCGTTTCCGGCGTGTCGCCCGGGTTACCGACCATGAAGCATCCGTGAACGAGGAGTCCTGCCTTGCGGGCATTCTTCGTAAATTCAATTGCCTTGTCGGTGTTCTTCACACCCTTGTGGATCTTTTCGAGAACCTCGGGGGAGGCGCTTTCGAAGCCCACGCACATTTCGCGGCCACCGGCCTTCTTCATGAGCTTGAGCAAATCGAGCGGAACATCGGCGCGGGCGTTGCAGCTCCACGTAATCTTGAGACCGCGTTCGAGAATCAAGTTGCAAATTTGGCGCACGTGTTCGTGGCTTGCCGTAAACGTATCGTCTTCAAAGAACACTTCGCCTAAATCTTCGAAGTTTTCCTTGATGTACTGGAGTTCGTCGACAACGTCCTTCGGATCGCGGCGGCGGAATTTGTGACCGTTGAGCGTCTGCGGAATCACGCAGTAGCTGCAGTGGTTCGGGCAGCCACGGCCAGACAAAATCACGATAAGCGGGTTCAGGTTTGCGCCGTAGAAATACTTCTTGTAGCAGCTGTAAAGGTGTTTGCGGTAAACCTTGGAAACCCACGGAATTTCGTTCAGGTTTTCAATCTTCGGGCCTTCGGGCTGGAAGTCCACTTTGCCTTCGGCGGTGCGGTAGGCAAGTCCTGCAAACTGACCGACGGGAGCGCCATCGCCACGGAGAGCGCGCACGAGGTTCCTACAGGTGTAGTCGGCTTCGCCAATCACCACGTAGTCCAAAGACGGTTCCATTTCCATGGATTCGAGCGGCTCGGCAGTCGCGTGCGTGCCCATGATGGCAACCTTCACGTTCGGCAAAGCTTCTTTAATCGCATGGACGACCTTGAGGTCATTCAAAATACTCGGGGTGCTTGTGCTGCAAATGACAAGTTCCGGGCCGAACTTCTTAATGCCTTCGAGCGTCTGCGGAAGGTCGAGTTCCATAGCGGGACTGTCAATAAGCTGGATTTCGTTACCGTCGGCTTCACAAACGCCGGCAGCATAGCTCAAAAACATTGGCCAGTAAAGCGTACTGGATTTCGTAACACACGGGGATCTAGATTCCCGACTGAACATCGGGTGAAACGGGGGATTTAAAAAAGTAACGTTCATGACGCTCACAAAATACATAATATGAAATGATTATGCTACATTATAATGCAATGAAGAAGCTTTTTTTCACGTTTTTTACGCCTTTTGTGATTGCAGGCACGGCTATCGCCGCGCCCAAGGCTGCTTCTGTTGCTTTGGATACTATTCGCACGACTTTTGATGACGGTCGTGTGTCACGAATTTACACCGTTTTAAAGGGGACGGATGTGCGCGAGGGGGTGTCACTCTCTTATCACCCGAACGGTCAATTGGCGATTGAAGTGCCGTATAGAAATGGCAAGATAGACGGGGTTTTACGTTCGTACGATGAAAATGGAAAGCTCCATGAAACCATCGGGTATCTGGAAGGCGAAGAAGAAGGCTATAGCACCATCTATTACGCGAATGGCAAAAGGAAAAGCCGCGAAACAT
This window harbors:
- the argB gene encoding acetylglutamate kinase, whose translation is MKKVVVKIGGSLAIDEAKLADFVAAVSKLPAMGCQVAVVHGGGKDINENISLLREQPTFIDGLRVTTPSIMKMVEMTLSGHVNKKLVRMLLENNCSAVGLSGVDAKLFEVVKKQGKVDLGLVGEVKKVNPKIVETLWSAGFVPVVSPISIGPDENGKAVSWNVNADTAASELAVALHADQFVLVSDVPGVMDDTKTVIPELSEAAAEKLIESGVISGGMIPKVRESFKSIERGLKSIHIVGWKDAEHFVKQINGELNYGTILG
- a CDS encoding GGDEF domain-containing protein, with translation MDDIIQAINICIDLFSLSILSLILVLLWVGHWRNDRLQYNFIGMIIAYHGVIITYAIIHFCDGELSAPVYAIVDLVSFVSSALCIYYFSQYVFAFLENRKCELSKITHYTIYALCVLDFLLNVGVDISTGDITRDWTSNETIVSWLATGVWGFIMTGIIIYFRKQFGLQTFILFTIYFILPFIAGSAAPFAEGIRIDIVSVIFVIVCLFVGVQVSENTSHKLIEKISFNDAMTGLFNRNYLVMHPDDVKRKLPCSYVMFDLNHLKEINDNYGHNKGDEYIQSFAEILKKILPENAEAIRTGGDEFLVIIPKFNHTKCEAFLKQFIEISKQTQVQGITESAAYGFAIRTTGMQSEDEVIAAADKQMYLQKKSSREGR
- a CDS encoding ferredoxin, with translation MAITKVWLDESSDECVSCGACEATCDAVFSVPEKMVVKEGVDFSAYENEIKDAAESCPAGVIKFS
- a CDS encoding toxin-antitoxin system YwqK family antitoxin → MKKLFFTFFTPFVIAGTAIAAPKAASVALDTIRTTFDDGRVSRIYTVLKGTDVREGVSLSYHPNGQLAIEVPYRNGKIDGVLRSYDENGKLHETIGYLEGEEEGYSTIYYANGKRKSRETYRHGILNGVSEIWDEKGKLRRQVPYVDGQIHGVFKMYDEFGKIMEDMNFVHGLRHGAYRRYKYGKLEFEAEFQNNRCVKNCNF
- a CDS encoding radical SAM protein, with translation MYFVSVMNVTFLNPPFHPMFSRESRSPCVTKSSTLYWPMFLSYAAGVCEADGNEIQLIDSPAMELDLPQTLEGIKKFGPELVICSTSTPSILNDLKVVHAIKEALPNVKVAIMGTHATAEPLESMEMEPSLDYVVIGEADYTCRNLVRALRGDGAPVGQFAGLAYRTAEGKVDFQPEGPKIENLNEIPWVSKVYRKHLYSCYKKYFYGANLNPLIVILSGRGCPNHCSYCVIPQTLNGHKFRRRDPKDVVDELQYIKENFEDLGEVFFEDDTFTASHEHVRQICNLILERGLKITWSCNARADVPLDLLKLMKKAGGREMCVGFESASPEVLEKIHKGVKNTDKAIEFTKNARKAGLLVHGCFMVGNPGDTPETLRMTLDYAKKLNPNTAQFYPIMAYPGTEAYKEALESGALKSKDYSQWLDKDGFHRTTIQRGELTSQALVDFCDKARREFYLRPSYIFHQGIMAIKNPRERYRVLRGFGTLVKHLFRKHGELAPVARQAPTIKE
- a CDS encoding Tex family protein — its product is MDFSAIIAEELNLEVWRVSKALELMDQGGTIPFIARYRKDQTGTLNEIELRDISHRRDYLQELVDRKETILKSIEEQGKLTPELKAQIEACKDKTLLEDIYAPFKPKKRTRATIAKELGLEPLARLMWAQENTGNTAEEIARIYLSEEKGLADPRAALKGAADILAEEVADNAEFRQYLRNKVEKTGVMVSKVKKDFEKQETKFKDYYDFSEPVSKIPSHRMLALRRGEKEKVLRLSIEVPNEEMVGYLQNQVIKGDSVWKPYLEDMCKDAWERLLQPSMESEVRLLLKDAAEEEAFKVFSKNLQDVLLAAPAGHKAVLALDPGFRTGCKVAVLDKNGKFMDHGIIKPHEPWNDKAGAAVYLMSLIDKYQIDLIAIGNGTASRETDAFCGEMALKFKGKVPPRVIVSEAGASVYSASMIAIAEFPKEDVTTRGAISIGRRLQDPLAELVKVDPQSIGVGQYQHDVNQRELKKRLDEVVESCVNMVGVDVNSASAPLLSHVAGLSNTLSEAIVKYREENGAYASREDLKKVKGFGPKAFEQAAGFMRIPGAENPLDDSAVHPENYALVEKMAEKVGVPVKEMVGNADAVKGIKLDEFLSDEVGRATLEDILKELQKPSRDPRKEFRYAKFDDRIKTINDLVTGSWMEGVVTNVANFGAFVDIGVHQDGLVHISEISDKYVTDAKDVLTVGDVVKVRVVAVDANQKRISLSMKQEQTDGVAGAGVSGPRGQRVGGPRGVGHRDGGARPQGGIQGHATIADLKNKIAGKERPGFAQKKPQAAQPAKLNSLLKNLKKGF
- a CDS encoding Rpn family recombination-promoting nuclease/putative transposase produces the protein MENDNNVAEIHWGKTISEARTYEEYKGAGVFADLLTDRTFKKAFNPDSQNKVCLIALLNAVLEGEISSPIVDVQSRDKEFNDGSNENRTTVFDLYCIDSAQRRFIIEVQILPQKNIVNRAIYYASQTVIAQGERGQSYKYELKPVVTIVFMEFNVFADDRYIRRAKLREVNGASVSDILSFAFVELPKFNKPLDQLETTLDKGLYVLKNIKNMTHMPKQYANTAFELLFLMAELAKLSKEEQKMIDEAQKAKWDAYAIREYAIETGLKEGLEKGLKQGLKQGIEQGIEQGLKQGIEQGIEKGLKQGIEQGLKQGIEQGIEQGLEKGMDQKAREMARSMLAEGDSVQKVIRISKLSESDVLAIKADLDKV
- a CDS encoding aspartate aminotransferase family protein: MAQSLANSIFEEDKQYIAPLYGKANIEFVRGEGSYLFDKNGKKYLDFVAGIAVNALGHQNAAIKKAVEEQMDSFFHISNLYPNFPQVNLAKALLAATGFDKAFFCNSGTEANEGCIKFARKYFDRKGEKNRQKIVTFINSFHGRTFAALSATGQPAIREGFGSMPGDFVHVPWNDVAALKAEVNNDTCAIMLESLAAEGGVMTVSDEMVAAINSLKKEFGCLVIVDEVQAGMGRLGTFLGLQKHGIDADLVSLAKALGGGLPLGAVLLRQKVADQLKAGDHGTTFGGNPVACAVGLAVVNQIAKPEFLANVEARSAQLKAGLEAIAAKFPAVKSVRGEGLILGLALDESLPVGNVIAAARDEGMMVLSAKGNVLRLLPPLNVSAAECDEALAKLGAAFAAATK